One genomic region from Neoarius graeffei isolate fNeoGra1 chromosome 4, fNeoGra1.pri, whole genome shotgun sequence encodes:
- the LOC132885408 gene encoding gastrula zinc finger protein XlCGF26.1-like has protein sequence MRTSLHSLLLFVFTFLQTNLKFNLCTSRAAAMMKSEEIKNENVPMKISSGQEISSGIHDINTTCRETKPETYQCSHCGKSFSDLGILETHHCVHTGEKPYYCTECGKSFARANNLQQHQRIHTGEKPYHCSECGKSFRDKGSFKTHQRIHTGEKPYCCLECGKTFRQHSHLRLHRRAHTGEKPYHCSQCGKNFTEKGTFVKHQLVHTGEKPYQCLQCRKNFTDRGNFVKHQRIHTGERPYYCSQCGKSFSDAGNLKKHQHIHTEEKPYHCSNCGKNFTREDTLQQHQRIHTGEKPYRCSQCGKSFSYAATLQTHQRIHTGEKPYYCPQCGKSFSYAATLQTHQRNHTGEKPYQCLQCGKSFTDSRTFVKHQRIHTGEKPYYCSHCGKSFTREDTLRQHQLIHTGEKPYLCSECGKSFRDRGGFKAHQHIHTGEKPYHCSECGKSFCYAGTFKRHQRIHTGEKPYQCLQCGKSFTDSGTLVKHQHIHTGEKPYYCSECGTSFKRDDNLQRHRRVHSAEKLYICSQCGKSFRDRGTLKSHQHIHTGEKPYHCSQCGQSFTYLRVFKKHECIIAELSVCHI, from the coding sequence ATGAGAACATCTCTTCATAGTCTCCTCCTTTTTGTGTTCACTTTCCTACAAACAAATCTCAAATTTAACTTGTGCACATCAAGAGCTGCCGCTATGATGAAATCAGAGGAGATTAAAAATGAGAACGTACCCATGAAGATCTCCAGTGGTCAAGAGATCTCATCTGGAATTCATGACATTAACACCACGTGCAGAGAAACGAAGCCAGAAACGTACCAGTGCTCTcactgtgggaagagttttagtgATCTGGGAATTCTTGAAACACACCATtgtgttcacacaggagagaagccttatTACTGCAcagagtgtgggaagagttttgccAGAGCGAACAACCTCCAACAacatcagcgcattcacacaggagagaagccgtatcactgctcagaaTGTGGAAAAAGCTTTAGAGATAAAGGAAGTTTCAAAACACATCAGCGtattcatacaggagagaagccgtattgcTGTTTGGAATGTGGGAAGACTTTTAGACAACACAGTCATCTCCGACTACACCGACGCgctcatacaggagagaagccgtatcactgctcacagtgtgggaagaattTTACTGAGAAAGGAACGTTTGTGAAACACCAGctcgttcacacaggagagaagccttatCAATGTTTACAGTGCAGGAAGAATTTTACTGATCGAGGAAATTTTgtcaaacaccagcgcattcacacaggagaaagGCCATATTACTGCTCACAGTGCGGGAAAAGTTTTAGTGATGCAGGAAATCTCAAAAAACACCAGCACATCCACACAGAAgaaaagccatatcactgctcaaatTGTGGGAAGAATTTTACCCGAGAGGACaccctccaacaacaccagcgcattcacacaggagagaagccgtatcgctgctcacagtgtggaaaaagttTTAGTTATGCAGCAACACTCCAAACGCACCAGCGTATCCACACAGGCGAGAAGCCGTATTACTGCCCGCAGTGTGGAAAAAGTTTTAGTTATGCAGCAacactccaaacacaccagcgcaaccACACTGGGGAGAAACCTTATCAGTGTTTACAATGCGGAAAGAGTTTTACTGACAGTAGAACCTTTgtgaaacaccagcgcattcatacaggagagaagccttaTTACTGCTCTcattgtgggaagagttttacccgAGAGGACACCCTTCGACAACACCAgctcattcacacaggagagaagccatatctctGCTCAGAATGTGGAAAAAGCTTCAGAGATAGAGGAGGTTTCAAagcacaccagcacattcacacaggggagaagccgtatcactgctcagagtgtgggaaaagtttttgtTATGCAGGCACATTCAAAAGACACCagcgcatccacacaggagagaaaccatatcagtGTTTACAGTGCGGGAAGAGTTTTACGGATAGCGGAACACTTGTGAAACACcaacacattcacacaggagagaagccctaTTACTGTTCAGAGTGCGGAACGAGTTTTAAGCGAGACGATAATCTCCAAAGACATCGACGTGTTCATTCAGCAGAAAAGCTGTATATTTGCTCTCAGTGTGGAAAAAGCTTTAGGGATAGAGGAACTCTGAAatcacaccagcacattcacacaggagagaagccgtatcactgttcaCAGTGTGGACAGAGCTTCACTTACTTAAGGGTATTTAAGAAACACGAGTGCATTATAGCGGAGCTGTCAGTGTGTCACATATGA